Part of the Deltaproteobacteria bacterium genome, TCGCCGCGGATTTGGTCCGGCACGGCGATCACCGCCGATTCGGCCACCTGCGGATGCGAATTGAGCACGCGCTCGACTTCTTCGGAAGAGATATTCTCATCGCCGCGCCGCACCATGTCTTTGACGCGATCGACGAAATAGAGATAACCATCGCTGTCGACGTAACCCAGATCGCCGGTGTAAAGCCAGCCGTCTTTGAGCGCCTTCGCTGTCGCCTCGGGATTCTTGAAATAGCCTTTCATGATGACCGGGCTTTGTTTGACGATCTCGCCCGGCTTTCCCGCTGGCATATCGTTGCCAGCTTCATCGACGATGCGAATCCGGTGCAGCTCCGGCGCCAGCGGCACACCGCAGCTGCCGATTTTTTCTTTGGCCATGTTCTTCGGGCCGATGACGCTGAGCAGATCTTCGGTCAAGCTGTAGGACGGCACGGCGGTCAAATCGAAGCGCTGCTCGAAGCGCTCGTGCATCTCCGGCGAGAGCAGCGCCACAACCAAGCGCAGGGTATTTTCGTGGTCGCTGGGCTTCTCCGCCAGCGCCAGAAGAATTTGCGGGATCGTCCGCATCAAGCTCGAGGTCGTGATGCCAAATTCTTTGACCTCATCCCAAAAGCGCGACGCGCTAAACTTTTCCGTCAGCACGATAGTGCCCCCCACCGACAACATGCCGATGCACATGTGGCAGAGCGCGTTGACGTGAAACAGGGGCAGCAGGCAAAGCACACGATCGTTTTCGTTCCACCCGAGCCCTTCGGCGCGCATGCGCGGCGAAAACGCATAAGCATATTGCGACAACATCACACCTTTGGGACGATCCGTCGTTCCAGACGTGTAAGTGATGGAAGCCAGCTCTTCTGCATCGATTGCCACCTGCGGCGCGGCATCGCTCATTCCAGATAAAAGCGAAGTCCATGATTGCGCGCCGTTATGTTGATCCACGCCAGTGACGAGCACTTGCTTAACCGCGCCGAGGCGCTGGCGAATTGACGTGATCAGCGGAAACAGCTCCGGCGAAGTCAGCACCACGGATGCTTCCGAATGATTCAAGACATATTCCGCCTCTTCGGCGGTGTACTGCGGATTGAGCGGCACGAAAACCGCGCCGATCTTTGTCAGGGCAAAAACGGTGAAGAGAAACTCGGCACAGTTGGGCAACACCAGCGCGACGCGGTCGGACTTTTTCACGCCGAGGCGCAGAAAGCCGTTGGCGACACGATTGACCTCACGCTCGAATGCACCGTAGCTCCAGCGTCGGTGAGCGAAGATCAACGCCAATTTGTCCGGATGTTTGGCGGCGCGCCCGCGCAGCAGTTCGGCCAGCGTGGCCGGTGTCGAGTGTTTCATAGTCACATGAGCGAATTGATAAACCGCTAAAAGTATTTCGGAGTCCTTCGACAGGCTCATGCCGAACCGATCGAGAGCCAATTACCTAAACAAAACCGGTCATGCTCAGCTCGTCAAAGCATGTTCTCTGTTTTGGCTCCCTAGTGCTTGGGCGCCTGGCGCAGCACGGCATCGATGATCTTGGCGGTCTCGCCAAGGTAATGCTCCGGTTTGGAGAGATGCTCCCAGTCCACCGCTCCATCGATCGGCGTGCCTTTGGTCCTTTCCTTCAATACTTCGATCAGTGAGCGCTCTTCTGAAACCGCCGTGGCGCACGCCTCTTTTACCAATTCTTCGGCTTTGTCGCGTTCGATCTTCTTCGCCAACGCGAAGACCGCGGCCTCAGCCAACACGACGTCGAAAGCGCGATGAATATTATCGCGCATCATCGCTTTGTCGACCTGAAGGTTCTGCGCCAAATAAGCGGCGTGCCTCATGGCGCCGCCGGTCAGCATCATCATCTGCGGCAGCGTCAGCCATTCCACTTGCCAGCCATGCGTCGCCCGTTCATGTTCGTGAATCTGTCCTTGATGCATGGCCGATAGCAACGCCGCGTTGGTGCGCGCCGCTGCGATAATCAGCTCACTCGCGATCGGGTTACTCTTCTGCGGCATCGTGCTGCTGCCGCCGCGACCGGCTTCGCCCGATTCCATGACCTCGGCGACTTCGGTCTGGCTCATCAAAATAACATCCTGCGCCATTTTGCCCAGGCTGCCGGTCACTAGACTGAGCCAACCGGCAAACTCGACGAAGTTATCCCGTTGCGCGTGCCAGGGCACGACCGATGGGCCCAGCTTTAGCTCGTCGGCAAGCGCGTGCATGACCATCAATCCCTTTTCTTCCAGCGCCGCGAGCGTCCCGGCCGCCCCGCCGAACTGCACGACAAACAACCGCGCGATCAACTGTTGCAAGCGTTGGCGGTGGCGAATGATCGGCTCCAGCCAATTGGCAACTTTTAAGCCAAGTGTGATCGGCAAAGCCTGCTGGCTGTGGGTGCGCCCGGCCATGACGGTCAAGCGATGCTTATCGCTGGCTTCGCTCAAGAGCCCTTCGAGAGCGTCGAAGCGCCCGCGCAAGACGTTGACCACCGCGCGCATTTGCAGCACGCACGCCGTGTCCATGATATCCTGCGTTGTTGCTCCCCAATGAACGTAAGGCGCTGCTTTGGTGCCAGCCTGTTTTTTTATCTCCTGCACCAGCGCGATGATCGGAAACCCAGATCGCAGCGCGCCTCGACTGAGCGCGGCGATATCGATTGCGTCGGCACTCGCCTTGGCGACCTGCTGAGCGATTTCATGCGGGATCACCGTTGCCTTGGCTTGCGCCCGCGCCAGAGCGATCTCCACGTCAACCAGCGCGCGCACGTACGCCTGGTCGGTCAAGCATTTGTTGATCTCTTCGTCGGCAAACAGCGGGCCGAAAATCGTGGAATCAAGCGCGGTGGTCATGAGCGATTGGCGTCTCGAGTCTAGCGTCTAGGTTTATTAAGTCGCCGGACTACATATCGAAAAATGCCGTTTCGTTTTCTCCTTGCAGCCGGATGTCGAAGCGATAGACCGCTTTGCCATCGCGCTCGCTCCGAGTCGCCATCAGCGTCGCGCGGCGCGCTTTGTTCTTGATCGAGTTCAGCACCGGATCGCTTTGATTTGCAGGCTCGTCGCTAAAATAAATCCGCGTGAAAGCGTGCACCAGCATGCCACGAGCGAAAACGCACGCGTTGACATGCGGCGCCTGCACCGCGCCATCATGGCCCGGCACCGGACCCGGCTTGATCGTCTCGAAGCTGTAAAATCGATTCGCATCGGTGCCGGAGCGACCCCAACCGGTGAACGTCGGATCGAGCGGCTTTTCTTGCTTATCGTCGGGATGATTGTAACGACCAAAGGAGTTGGCCTGCCAAATTTCTACCATGACGTCTGGTATGACGACACCATCACCGTCAAACACCTGCCCTTCGATGCGAATGCGCTGCCCCTGAGCCGCATCGGTCACCATGTTGTTCATTGGTGTGCGCGTCAGCCCGATGGCATAGAACGGCCCGACGGTTTGTGAAGGTGTTTCTTTGCTCATCGGGCCGGTCCTTCGAAGGGTGTGGATTTGCGCCCGCGCAGCACGATGTCGAAGCGATACCCAAGGGCGAATTCCGGCTCGGTGACATCGTGCGCATAGCTCGCCATCAGCCGCTCGCGCCCAGCCTTGGTTGGTACGGAATTGAAAATCGGATCGAGCGAAATCAATGGATCACCCGGAAAGAAAAACTGCGTCACCAAGCGGGTCACGAATGCGGGACCGAACAGCGACAAGTGAATATGTGCCGGACGCCAAGCGTTGGCATGATTGAGCCACGGGTAGGCGCCCGGCCT contains:
- a CDS encoding AMP-binding protein, which encodes MSLSKDSEILLAVYQFAHVTMKHSTPATLAELLRGRAAKHPDKLALIFAHRRWSYGAFEREVNRVANGFLRLGVKKSDRVALVLPNCAEFLFTVFALTKIGAVFVPLNPQYTAEEAEYVLNHSEASVVLTSPELFPLITSIRQRLGAVKQVLVTGVDQHNGAQSWTSLLSGMSDAAPQVAIDAEELASITYTSGTTDRPKGVMLSQYAYAFSPRMRAEGLGWNENDRVLCLLPLFHVNALCHMCIGMLSVGGTIVLTEKFSASRFWDEVKEFGITTSSLMRTIPQILLALAEKPSDHENTLRLVVALLSPEMHERFEQRFDLTAVPSYSLTEDLLSVIGPKNMAKEKIGSCGVPLAPELHRIRIVDEAGNDMPAGKPGEIVKQSPVIMKGYFKNPEATAKALKDGWLYTGDLGYVDSDGYLYFVDRVKDMVRRGDENISSEEVERVLNSHPQVAESAVIAVPDQIRGEEVKAYIVLKSEATPEQVPADDIWNFCKPHLAAFKVPRYIEYRAELPKTPSSKVQKNLLRDESKQGGGQVFDRLAGAGR
- the pcaG gene encoding protocatechuate 3,4-dioxygenase subunit alpha, whose translation is MSKETPSQTVGPFYAIGLTRTPMNNMVTDAAQGQRIRIEGQVFDGDGVVIPDVMVEIWQANSFGRYNHPDDKQEKPLDPTFTGWGRSGTDANRFYSFETIKPGPVPGHDGAVQAPHVNACVFARGMLVHAFTRIYFSDEPANQSDPVLNSIKNKARRATLMATRSERDGKAVYRFDIRLQGENETAFFDM
- the pcaB gene encoding 3-carboxy-cis,cis-muconate cycloisomerase — its product is MTTALDSTIFGPLFADEEINKCLTDQAYVRALVDVEIALARAQAKATVIPHEIAQQVAKASADAIDIAALSRGALRSGFPIIALVQEIKKQAGTKAAPYVHWGATTQDIMDTACVLQMRAVVNVLRGRFDALEGLLSEASDKHRLTVMAGRTHSQQALPITLGLKVANWLEPIIRHRQRLQQLIARLFVVQFGGAAGTLAALEEKGLMVMHALADELKLGPSVVPWHAQRDNFVEFAGWLSLVTGSLGKMAQDVILMSQTEVAEVMESGEAGRGGSSTMPQKSNPIASELIIAAARTNAALLSAMHQGQIHEHERATHGWQVEWLTLPQMMMLTGGAMRHAAYLAQNLQVDKAMMRDNIHRAFDVVLAEAAVFALAKKIERDKAEELVKEACATAVSEERSLIEVLKERTKGTPIDGAVDWEHLSKPEHYLGETAKIIDAVLRQAPKH